Proteins found in one Poecilia reticulata strain Guanapo linkage group LG15, Guppy_female_1.0+MT, whole genome shotgun sequence genomic segment:
- the cryzl1 gene encoding quinone oxidoreductase-like protein 1 isoform X1, with protein sequence MKGLYGRAAEGDAEHKFVIQETTLLDVLGSHQVRMKVKACGLSPLDFKLIQEVGIRRDFIPVGREVAGVVLQVGPKVTFFQPEDEVVGVLPLDSPCSGLCEVIDIDEYYIVQKPEKLSSLCAAGALRDGICAYTALHTHARMAAGHTLLVMDGSSPFGLMCVQLACYHGVKVLTTSHSPQKQAFLEQLRPSVGVQDPLVARVIPVHNGSSDLLSVVLEETGGLGVDIVVDSGVCLHGDEEEEDIKLLPHKHDIISVLGVGGHWVTSHKNLQLDPPDCRLLHLKSASVSFLNPEVWTTSSAQRGRYLHILKDIVEKMSAGVLRPQMEEAVPLYEATVAMETVQRHPQKRAVVQL encoded by the exons ATGAAAGGTTTATACGGCCGAGCTGCAGAGGGCGATGCTGAGCACAAGTTTGTTATTCAGGAAACG acTCTCCTAGATGTTTTGGGAAGCCATCAGGTCAGAATGAAGGTCAAAGCATGTGGACTCAGCCCTCTAGACTTCAAG TTGATTCAGGAAGTGGGGATCAGGAGGGATTTCATTCCTGTTGGCAGAGAGGTGGCAGGCGTCGTCCTTCAAG ttGGACCCAAAGTGACCTTCTTTCAGCCAGAGGACGAGGTTGTAG GAGTTCTTCCTCTGGACTCACCTTGTTCTGGGCTCTGTGAAGTCATTGACATAGATGAGTATTATATAG TTCAAAAGCCAGAGAAGCTCAGCTCTTTGTGTGCGGCGGGAGCTCTGCGTGACGGCATCTGTGCCTACACtgccctacacacacacgcccgCATGGCAGCTGGACACACACTCCTGGTGATGGACGGGTCTAGT CCTTTCGGCCTCATGTGTGTCCAGCTGGCCTGTTACCACGGAGTCAAGGTCCTCACCACATCACACTCGCCGCAGAAACAGGCCTTCCTGGAGCAGCTTCGGCCCAGCGTAG GCGTTCAGGATCCTTTAGTAG CCAGAGTCATTCCGGTGCATAACGGATCATCGGACCTGCTGTCAGTGGTTCTGGAGGAGACGGGAGGACTGGGAGTGGATATAGTTGTGGATTCTGGAG tttgtcTCCACggagacgaagaggaggaggatatAAAATTACTCCCCCATAAGCATGACATCATCAGTGTGCTCGGAGTGGGAGGGCACTGGGTCACCTCCCACAAAAACCTGCAG TTGGATCCTCCAGACTGCAGGTTACTGCATTTAAAATCCGCCTCCGTGTCTTTCCTCAACCCTGAGGTCTGGACGACCTCATCGGCTCAGCGAGGACGGTACCTCC ATATTCTGAAAGACATTGTGGAGAAGATGTCAGCTGGAGTTCTCAG ACCTCAGATGGAGGAAGCTGTTCCGCTCTATGAAGCCacagttgccatggagaccgTCCAGCGTCATCCCCAAAAAAGGGCTGTCGTTCAGCTctga
- the cryzl1 gene encoding quinone oxidoreductase-like protein 1 isoform X2, producing the protein MKGLYGRAAEGDAEHKFVIQETTLLDVLGSHQVRMKVKACGLSPLDFKLIQEVGIRRDFIPVGREVAGVVLQVGPKVTFFQPEDEVVGVLPLDSPCSGLCEVIDIDEYYIVQKPEKLSSLCAAGALRDGICAYTALHTHARMAAGHTLLVMDGSSPFGLMCVQLACYHGVKVLTTSHSPQKQAFLEQLRPSVARVIPVHNGSSDLLSVVLEETGGLGVDIVVDSGVCLHGDEEEEDIKLLPHKHDIISVLGVGGHWVTSHKNLQLDPPDCRLLHLKSASVSFLNPEVWTTSSAQRGRYLHILKDIVEKMSAGVLRPQMEEAVPLYEATVAMETVQRHPQKRAVVQL; encoded by the exons ATGAAAGGTTTATACGGCCGAGCTGCAGAGGGCGATGCTGAGCACAAGTTTGTTATTCAGGAAACG acTCTCCTAGATGTTTTGGGAAGCCATCAGGTCAGAATGAAGGTCAAAGCATGTGGACTCAGCCCTCTAGACTTCAAG TTGATTCAGGAAGTGGGGATCAGGAGGGATTTCATTCCTGTTGGCAGAGAGGTGGCAGGCGTCGTCCTTCAAG ttGGACCCAAAGTGACCTTCTTTCAGCCAGAGGACGAGGTTGTAG GAGTTCTTCCTCTGGACTCACCTTGTTCTGGGCTCTGTGAAGTCATTGACATAGATGAGTATTATATAG TTCAAAAGCCAGAGAAGCTCAGCTCTTTGTGTGCGGCGGGAGCTCTGCGTGACGGCATCTGTGCCTACACtgccctacacacacacgcccgCATGGCAGCTGGACACACACTCCTGGTGATGGACGGGTCTAGT CCTTTCGGCCTCATGTGTGTCCAGCTGGCCTGTTACCACGGAGTCAAGGTCCTCACCACATCACACTCGCCGCAGAAACAGGCCTTCCTGGAGCAGCTTCGGCCCAGCGTAG CCAGAGTCATTCCGGTGCATAACGGATCATCGGACCTGCTGTCAGTGGTTCTGGAGGAGACGGGAGGACTGGGAGTGGATATAGTTGTGGATTCTGGAG tttgtcTCCACggagacgaagaggaggaggatatAAAATTACTCCCCCATAAGCATGACATCATCAGTGTGCTCGGAGTGGGAGGGCACTGGGTCACCTCCCACAAAAACCTGCAG TTGGATCCTCCAGACTGCAGGTTACTGCATTTAAAATCCGCCTCCGTGTCTTTCCTCAACCCTGAGGTCTGGACGACCTCATCGGCTCAGCGAGGACGGTACCTCC ATATTCTGAAAGACATTGTGGAGAAGATGTCAGCTGGAGTTCTCAG ACCTCAGATGGAGGAAGCTGTTCCGCTCTATGAAGCCacagttgccatggagaccgTCCAGCGTCATCCCCAAAAAAGGGCTGTCGTTCAGCTctga
- the setd4 gene encoding SET domain-containing protein 4 isoform X2 has product MKGRSRRVGRTARKRKRKREQSVRSVSLSHQLQYVRLVRFLHRRGFSSTLLQPALFSDEVVDVLPAGVRRRGLEQREAVREMHSSNQEFFRTLQPVLSRPPEDVLTYEALRWAWCSVNTRSVFMPRPSSCFLSGPDSYALAPFLDLLNHRPDVQVKAGFNDQTKCYEIRSVCGTPCYEQAYINYGSHDNQRLLLEYGFVAMNNPHSVVYVEPDLLCDILRGEKSLDQKMKFLRENQFLENLTVSSEGPSWRLMVALRLLSLPQTLYHLWRSVLLGQVVDEKTEVRSSQTARTLCQQLLKDTHIALDKISQLLGQYGGPVREQLEVVRALRQEERWILESCVTALKDSVI; this is encoded by the exons ATGAAAGGTCGCAGCCGCAGAGTTGGAAGAACTGCAAGAAAGAGGAAACGGAAGCGTGAACAATCCGTCCGTTCAG TCTCTCTAAGTCATCAGCTGCAATACGTCAGGCTGGTGAGGTTTCTCCACCGGAGAGGATTCAGCTCAACGCTGCTGCAGCCTGCTCTGTTCTCTG ACGAGGTGGTAGACGTCCTACCGGCCGGCGtgaggaggcggggcttagagCAGAGGGAGGCGGTACGTGAGATGCACTCCTCCAATCAGGAGTTTTTCAG GACTCTGCAGCCAGTTCTGAGCCGGCCCCCAGAAGATGTGCTGACTTATGAAGCTCTGAg GTGGGCGTGGTGCAGTGTAAACACGCGCTCTGTCTTCATGCCCCGGCCGTccagctgcttcctgtctggACCTGATAGTTACGCTTTAGCTCCCTTCCTGGATCTCCTCAACCACCGCCCTGATGTCCAG GTAAAAGCGGGTTTTAATGATCAGACAAAATGCTATGAAATCAGGAGTGTCTGTGGTACACCGTGCTACGAGCAGGCGTACATAAACTATGGTTCCCATGACAACCAGCGCCTGCTTTTGGAGTATGGATTTGTTGCCATGAATAATCCACATAGCGTCGTGTATGTGGAACCAG ACTTGCTGTGTGACATTTTAAGAGGTGAGAAGAGTTTGGATCAGAAGATGAAGTTCCTCAGAGAGAATCAGTTCCTTGA GAATCTCACCGTGTCCAGTGAAGGTCCCAGTTGGAGGCTGATGGTGGCTCTCAGACTGCTGTCTCTGCCACAAACACTATA ccaccTATGGAGGTCGGTGCTGCTCGGTCAGGTTGTTGATGAAAAGACAGAAGTGAGAAGCAGCCAGACAGCCAGGACTTTGTGTCAACAGCTGTTGAAAGATACACACATAGCTCTGGATAAG ATCTCCCAGCTTCTGGGTCAGTATGGGGGGCCAGTCagggagcagctggaggtggtgAGGGCATTGCGACAGGAGGAGAGGTGGATCTTGGAGAGCTGTGTTACAGCTCTGAAAGACTCAGTGATCTAG
- the setd4 gene encoding SET domain-containing protein 4 isoform X1, with the protein MKGRSRRVGRTARKRKRKREQSVRSVSLSHQLQYVRLVRFLHRRGFSSTLLQPALFSDTGRGLQTLQTIMPGELVVSLPESCLLTTSTILSSYLGEYIKSWKPRLSPLSALCVFLVCERQRGEASDWFPYIDVLPCSYACPAYFSDEVVDVLPAGVRRRGLEQREAVREMHSSNQEFFRTLQPVLSRPPEDVLTYEALRWAWCSVNTRSVFMPRPSSCFLSGPDSYALAPFLDLLNHRPDVQVKAGFNDQTKCYEIRSVCGTPCYEQAYINYGSHDNQRLLLEYGFVAMNNPHSVVYVEPDLLCDILRGEKSLDQKMKFLRENQFLENLTVSSEGPSWRLMVALRLLSLPQTLYHLWRSVLLGQVVDEKTEVRSSQTARTLCQQLLKDTHIALDKISQLLGQYGGPVREQLEVVRALRQEERWILESCVTALKDSVI; encoded by the exons ATGAAAGGTCGCAGCCGCAGAGTTGGAAGAACTGCAAGAAAGAGGAAACGGAAGCGTGAACAATCCGTCCGTTCAG TCTCTCTAAGTCATCAGCTGCAATACGTCAGGCTGGTGAGGTTTCTCCACCGGAGAGGATTCAGCTCAACGCTGCTGCAGCCTGCTCTGTTCTCTG acaCAGGCAGAGGACTGCAGACTCTCCAAACTATAATG CCAGGGGAGCtggttgtttctctgccagAATCTTGTCTCCTCACAACTTCCACCATTCTCAGCAGCTACCTGGGAGAGTACATCAAAAG TTGGAAACCCCGCCTTTCTCCTCTCTCGgcgctttgtgttttcctggtGTGTGAGCGCCAGCGTGGGGAGGCCTCTGATTGGTTCCCGTACATTGACGTGCTGCCCTGCTCTTATGCCTGCCCCGCATATTTCTCAGACGAGGTGGTAGACGTCCTACCGGCCGGCGtgaggaggcggggcttagagCAGAGGGAGGCGGTACGTGAGATGCACTCCTCCAATCAGGAGTTTTTCAG GACTCTGCAGCCAGTTCTGAGCCGGCCCCCAGAAGATGTGCTGACTTATGAAGCTCTGAg GTGGGCGTGGTGCAGTGTAAACACGCGCTCTGTCTTCATGCCCCGGCCGTccagctgcttcctgtctggACCTGATAGTTACGCTTTAGCTCCCTTCCTGGATCTCCTCAACCACCGCCCTGATGTCCAG GTAAAAGCGGGTTTTAATGATCAGACAAAATGCTATGAAATCAGGAGTGTCTGTGGTACACCGTGCTACGAGCAGGCGTACATAAACTATGGTTCCCATGACAACCAGCGCCTGCTTTTGGAGTATGGATTTGTTGCCATGAATAATCCACATAGCGTCGTGTATGTGGAACCAG ACTTGCTGTGTGACATTTTAAGAGGTGAGAAGAGTTTGGATCAGAAGATGAAGTTCCTCAGAGAGAATCAGTTCCTTGA GAATCTCACCGTGTCCAGTGAAGGTCCCAGTTGGAGGCTGATGGTGGCTCTCAGACTGCTGTCTCTGCCACAAACACTATA ccaccTATGGAGGTCGGTGCTGCTCGGTCAGGTTGTTGATGAAAAGACAGAAGTGAGAAGCAGCCAGACAGCCAGGACTTTGTGTCAACAGCTGTTGAAAGATACACACATAGCTCTGGATAAG ATCTCCCAGCTTCTGGGTCAGTATGGGGGGCCAGTCagggagcagctggaggtggtgAGGGCATTGCGACAGGAGGAGAGGTGGATCTTGGAGAGCTGTGTTACAGCTCTGAAAGACTCAGTGATCTAG
- the LOC108166972 gene encoding uncharacterized protein LOC108166972 isoform X2: MIITAKVAVVTGSNKGNGFTTVRAHCKQFQGDVYLTDLVDSNRHNSIWDSSRGHAEDELLWHQRRADSLYAADQSRSECIQHRQF; this comes from the exons ATGATAATTACtg CCAAGGTCGCAGTCGTCACTGGAAGTAACAAAGGCAATGGGTTTACCACCGTCAGAGCGCACTGCAAGCAGTTCCAAGGGGACGTTTACCTCACCGACCTCGTAGACAG CAACAGACACAACTCCATTTGGGATTCAAGCAGAGGTCACGCTGAGGACGAACTTCTTTGGCACCAGAGACGTGCTGACTCACTTTATGCCGCTGATCAAAGCAGAAG TGAATGTATCCAGCATCGTCAGTTCTAG
- the LOC108166972 gene encoding carbonyl reductase [NADPH] 1-like isoform X1, translating to MAQSKNMLSIDTIDKYWLLATTSVLIWISANIFVLVHYYLLMQYSWVTQICHEGLKPLFHQLDIIDLNSLKTAAAFFKEKYGGVDILINNAGIGFKATDTTPFGIQAEVTLRTNFFGTRDVLTHFMPLIKAEVNVSSIVSSSTLSQ from the exons ATGgctcaaagcaaaaatatgctATCGATAGATACTATTGATAAATATTGGTTATTAGCCACAACATCAGTATTAATATGGATATCGGCCAACATTTTTGTACTGGTGCATTACTATCTGCTAATGCAATATTCTTGGGTAACACAGATTTGCCACGAGGGACTGAAGCCTTTGTTTCATCAACTGGACATCATTGACCTGAACAGCCttaaaacagctgctgctttctttAAGGAGAAATATGGAGGGGTGGACATCCTCATCAATAATGCTGGGATTGGTTTCAAAG CAACAGACACAACTCCATTTGGGATTCAAGCAGAGGTCACGCTGAGGACGAACTTCTTTGGCACCAGAGACGTGCTGACTCACTTTATGCCGCTGATCAAAGCAGAAG TGAATGTATCCAGCATCGTCAGTTCTAGCACTTTGAGCCAGTGA
- the LOC103476570 gene encoding carbonyl reductase [NADPH] 1 — MSTKVAIVTGSNKGIGFAIVRSLCKQFQGDVYLTSRDVGRGQAAVESLASEGLKPLFHQLDINDLNSIKTAAAFFKQKYGGVDILINNAGIAFKVADTAPFGTQAEVTLMTNFFATKDMLTHFMPLIKAGGRVVNVSSFVGSRTLNQCSPELQQRFRSDDITEDELAVLMQRFVDTAKKGEHKQDGWPDTAYGVSKTGLTTLSMILARRLSKERPNDGILLNACCPGWVRTDMAGPKAPKSPDEGAVTPVYLALLPAGTAEPHGRFVSEKEVQPW, encoded by the exons ATGTCAACCAAGGTCGCCATTGTCACTGGAAGTAACAAAGGCATTGGGTTTGCCATCGTCAGATCGCTCTGCAAGCAGTTCCAAGGGGATGTTTACCTCACTTCCAGAGATGT TGGTCGAGGTCAGGCGGCCGTAGAGTCTCTGGCCTCGGAGGGGCTGAAGCCCCTGTTTCACCAGCTGGACATCAATGACCTGAACAGCAttaaaacagctgctgctttcttCAAGCAGAAGTACGGAGGAGTGGACATCCTCATCAATAACGCCGGGATAGCTTTCAAAG TGGCCGACACGGCTCCGTTTGGGACTCAGGCTGAGGTCACTTTGATGACCAACTTCTTCGCCACCAAAGACATGTTGACTCACTTCATGCCACTCATCAAAGCTGGAG GTCGTGTTGTGAATGTTTCCAGCTTTGTTGGCTCCCGCACCCTGAACCAGTGCAGTCCAGAACTCCAGCAGCGTTTCCGTAGCGACGACATCACCGAGGACGAGCTGGCAGTACTGATGCAGCGATTTGTTGACACGGCCAAAAAGGGTGAACACAAGCAAGATGGCTGGCCGGATACAGCCTACGGAGTGTCGAAAACTGGTCTGACG ACGCTGTCCATGATCTTGGCTCGTCGTCTGTCTAAGGAGAGGCCAAATGACGGG ATTTTGCTCAATGCCTGCTGTCCTGGATGGGTGCGCACAGACATGGCTGGTCCAAAAGCCCCCAAGTCTCCAGACGAGGGCGCCGTCACGCCGGTGTACCTGGCTCTGCTTCCGGCAGGAACAGCTGAACCCCATGGGAGGTTCGTCTCTGAGAAGGAAGTTCAGCCGTGGTGA